Proteins encoded within one genomic window of Humulus lupulus chromosome 1, drHumLupu1.1, whole genome shotgun sequence:
- the LOC133818366 gene encoding uncharacterized protein LOC133818366, which yields MGAVNVAKNNTGKKSPQEFPILHFEKEVMGEIGGCAKIIDEDIADEINYWNSAIVCYVLGANPPIHVIEGFLKRIWKNKNIDRVSLLIHGVFLVRFHSIEDRDGILKGGYQLFDKKPLIMKAWDLDVKFTREQMWKVLVWVQLRQLDLKYWGERSMGKIVSTLGRMIKQDQDTMNRDKLEFARVLIEMDISKGFPNSLKFEDEKGSLVYLEVSYEWKPEKCATCNGIGHTSNVCKKAKVVEQMKKIWKPNEVTETVKNPPEKETEEDQGFKKVKGKKVVIARPSQVNTSNAFEVLEEILIQEEQVGKVLCEMQSIIDGGGDPPPINE from the coding sequence ATGGGGGCTGTTAATGTTGCGAAGAACAATACTGGTAAGAAGTCTCCTCAGGAATTTCCTATTCTGCATTTTGAGAAAGAAGTTATGGGGGAAATTGGGGGTTGTGCAAAGATTATAGATGAAGATATAGCTGATGAGATTAATTACTGGAATTCTGCCATTGTTTGCTATGTTTTAGGAGCTAACCCTCCTATACATGTTATAGAAGGCTTTCTGAAAAGAATATGGAAGAATAAGAATATTGATAGAGTTAGTCTACTAATTCATGGAGTATTTTTGGTCCGTTTTCATTCGATTGAGGATCGGGATGGTATTCTTAAAGGTGGTTATCAATTATTTGATAAGAAGCCTCTTATAATGAAGGCTTGGGATCTAGATGTTAAATTCACCAGGGAACAGATGTGGAAAGTGCTAGTTTGGGTTCAACTCAGACAGCTTGATTTGAAGTATTGGGGGGAAAGATCAATGGGGAAAATAGTGAGCACTCTTGGGAGGATGATCAAACAAGATCAAGATACTATGAATAGAGATAAACTAGAGTTTGCTCGAGTTTTAATAGAGATGGATATATCTAAAGGCTTTCCGAACTCGCTCAAATTTGAAGATGAAAAAGGGAGTCTAGTTTATCTGGAGGTTTCATATGAATGGAAACCAGAAAAGTGTGCCACTTGTAATGGAATAGGCCATACTAGTAATGTGTGTAAGAAGGCAAAAGTTGTGGAACAAATGAAGAAAATATGGAAGCCGAACGAGGTGACAGAAACAGTGAAAAATCCTCCTGAGAAAGAAACAGAGGAAGATCAGGGATTTAAAAAAGTGAAAGGCAAAAAGGTGGTGATAGCAAGGCCATCTCAAGTTAATACAAGTAATGCTTTTGAAGTTCTTGAAGAGATTTTGATTCAAGAAGAACAAGTGGGCAA